A stretch of DNA from Methylomicrobium lacus LW14:
CTGCCACACGAGCATGGATGGCAGCCAGAAGAATTTGCGGCCCGGCGTAGCAGCGGCCTATGACACAGACAAGAAAAATCTGACCGCTTTGCGGCAATTGCTCGAAGGCGGCTCTCCCACGACCAACACCAAGCCGACGCTCGGTCTGATCGGGGCGGAATGGGATGCCGAGGTCGGCCAAACGCTGAACATCCCGCTGTCGGTCAGCGATAATGAGCAAGACAGTTTTGAAATTGTCGGAAAATACCCAAGCGGCTCGTTTTCTGCCGAATATACGGCGGACAATAGCTTGCCGACGGTCGATTATCAATTTACGCCGAGCGCGGCTCAGGCCAATAAAGTCTATAAAGTCAAATTCCAAGCCAAAGAAACCGACACCGCGAAAAAGTACGCGTCAAATGCGATACAAGCCAAACTACGCGTATGGCCGGCGGGTGACAGGGACCAGGCTTATGTCAGTAAATGGTTGGTTGCGAAAACAAAATGGCAGAACGGCTCGGTGTCCCTGAGCGGTAAGGTTGTGTTGAATAAATTGATGACTGCGGAAGAAAAAAGCGCATTTCTGAGCCGCAACGATTTAGTGGCCGACATTAGTCAAGGGGCTGACGGTTTAGGCGCGGCGATCAGCGTGGCTCAACCGCTCAGCTTCGATAATAAAGGCAACTGGTCTTTGACCAATTTGCCGCTGGCCGAGCCGTTTGCCTGCTCGCTCACGGTCGAATTCGAGGGAAAAAAAGCCAGCCGCAAGATTGCCGGCGCACCGAAAACGTGTTTGAAATAATCCCGTCGGCATAATGCCGGGCAACGCCGCTTTATGCCGCCGATCGACGGCATAAAGCGGCGTCGCATCCCCAAACAGAGGGGGTACCGAAAATTGAACAGCCGGTTAAGTGGAGCACCTGCTACTTTTGAATGTCCAGAAGGACGATAAAACGGAGCAGAAAATGTCAATCAAAACGAGAAGAAAACATTCTTTTAAGAATATTGCATGGGCTCAAACACCCGCGAGTTGCGGGCGTTTGAGCGATAGATTGGTTTTACGTTCTTTCGACCTGTGACACGTCTCTGACAGCCCCTTTGGCGGCTGAAGTCGTCATGGCGGCATAAGCTCGCAATGCAGCGGAAACGGTTCTATCGCGATTGACCGGTTTCCAGGCATATGCGCCTTTGGCGTCCATGGCCTCGCGGCGGCTTTGTAACGTTTCTGCAGACACTGCCAAATGAATAGTCCGGTTAGGAATATCAATTTCAATGGTATCGCCTTCTTCTACCAAGCCAATCGCGCCGCCTTCAGCCGCTTCCGGAGAAGCATGGCCGATGGAAAGTCCGGACGTACCCCCTGAAAAACGACCGTCGGTCAATAAAGCACAGACTTTTCCCAAGCCTTTTGACTTGAGATAGCTGGTTGGATAAAGCATTTCTTGCATGCCCGGCCCGCCTTTGGGGCCTTCATAACGAATGACGACAATATCGCCAGCGATGATTTTGTCGTTCAAAATACCAGCAACAGCCGCATCTTGGCTTTCAAAGATGCGCGCGCGACCGGTAAACTTCAGCGCGCTGTCATCCACGCCAGCGGTTTTGACGATACAGCCTTCTAATGCAATGTTGCCGTACAACACCGCCAGACCGCCATCTTGCGAATAAGCATGCGCTTTGTCGCGGATACAACCTTCGGCGCGGTCATCATCCAGGGTTGGATAGCGCATGGATTGTGAGAAAGCCACGGTAGTGGCAATACCGCCCGGTGCGGCTCGGTAGAACGTTTTTACAGCATCATCTTGAGTGTGCAGGATATCCCATTCATCCAGAGCGGCAGCCATGCTATCGGCATGCACGGTCGGTACGTCGCGATTGATAAGGCCTGCGCGATCCAGTTCGCCCAAAATACCCATGACACCACCGGCGCGATGTACGTCTTCCATGTGATACTTTTGGGTGGCAGGCGCTACTTTGGACAAACAAGGTACGCGGCGGGAAATGGCATCGATATCCGCCATACTGAAATTTACGCCGGCTTCGTTGGCTGCCGCTAACAGGTGCAAGACCGTATTGGTAGAGCCGCCCATGGCGACATCCAAACTCATGGCATTTTGAAATGCCTTAAATGAGGCAATGCTGCGCGGCAAAACCGCGACATCGTCTTGTTCATAGTAGCGTTTGGCTAGTTCTACGATGCGACGACCCGCACGTAAAAATAACTGTTCTCTGTCGGCATGCGTGGCAACCAGGGAGCCATTGCCCGGTAACGATAAACCCAAGGCTTCGGTCAGACAATTCATGGAATTGGCGGTAAACATGCCCGAGCAGGAACCGCAGGTAGGGCAGGCGGAGCGTTCAACGGCAGTGACTTGTTCATCGCTGATATTGTCATCAGCGGCTTCCACCATGGCATCGACTAAATCCAATGCGCGGGTTTGACCGTGCCAATTCACTTTACCTGCTTCCATCGGGCCGCCAGAGACGAAGATCACGGGAATGTTCAAGCGTAATGCAGCCATCAACATGCCCGGGGTGATTTTGTCGCAATTGGAAATACAGATCAAAGCATCTGCACAGTGGGCGTTAACCATATATTCCACACTGTCGGCAATCAGGTCACGGCTAGGCAGCGAATACAGCATGCCGCTATGACCCATTGCGATGCCGTCATCGACTGCGATGGTGTTAAATTCTTTAGCCACGCCGCCGACTTTTTCAATTTCGCGAGCCACTAATTGCCCCATGTCTTTTAAATGTACATGACCGGGTACAAATTGAGTAAACGAGTTGGCTATCGCGATGATGGGTTTATTGAAATCCCCTTCTTTCATGCCCGTGGCGCGCCAAAGGGCTCTTGCGCCAGCCATGTTACGGCCTTGGGTAGTGGTGCGGGAACGATATTGTGGCATGAGATACCTCGATGAAAATAAAAGCGTAAATCGTACGATTTTACTCTAATCGTCTAGGGGCAATCTCAGAAATCGGAAAAAATAGTGCGCCAAGACCAAATCTATCAGATTGAATCCGAGGAATTTACGCAGGGTTTGTCAGGAAATGCGGTAACAAACCTTATCCTGACTCTAGTTACGTCCAACGTCACAAAACGGGCTTCCAGCCACTCGGCCCATTTTGACGCCTTACGTATCAGATCGGCGCGGTATACGGCGTTGTATCGCAGTGTGCGCGAGTGGTAGTTAGCGGATTTCGTCCACAGGCCGCCCTTGTCGTTGAACTGGTTGCCGCAAACGCTCAATGAACCGCTTCGGCGACGGCGTTAGTTTGGGTGATGAACAGCGATTGATCGGACAAGTCCGAGGGGTTTTTCAAGGCTTCGAGCAACACTGTGTCATGCCCGTAAATGTCGCGATAAAAGGCGATTTCGCCGTTTTGTTCGGCAAATGCGGTGGTGTAGAAGAACAATACCGGTATCGATTTTTGCAGCATCACGCGCTGCATCTTCGGCGACTGCATCGCGTCTTGAATGGCTTCCTGGGTCCATTCGGGCTGATTTCTTAGCGCAAATTCGGCGAGCTCCTGCGGTTTTTCGATGCGCACGCAGCCGTGGCTGAAATCCCGGGTCGAGCGGCTGAACAGCGACTTCGACGGGGTGTCATGCAGATACACGTCTTCCTTGTTCGGGAACATGAATTTGACTCTGCCGAGCGGGTTTTTCTTGCCCGGGCGCTGGCGGACCTTCAACAGCCCCTGTTTGAGCTGGATCAGAGAATCCATAGTCAGCGGCACCGCTTGAGCGTTATCGCTGAACGCGGCGACGATCTCCATGTTTTCGGATCTCAGGTAGCCGGGGTTGGCGAGCAGCTTCGGCACGATCTCATTCTTGGTGATGCTGTAGGGGACATTCCAGTAAGGCATGAAATCGATGAAGCGCATTTCGGCCATTAATACCGGCGTCTGCGTTTTCATCGCCTGGCCGACGACGACCCGCATGCGGAGTGCGGCGGGTTCGTCCTTGCTGATGTCCTCATACACCCACAGCTGAAACGCCGGGATGTTCACCAGGATGTAGGGGCCGGAACCGATGTCGGGCAGCCAGCGCAGTCTTTCCAGCGCCAGTTCGATTTGGGTGACGCGCTCGGAGAGCGGTGCGTTCAGCGCGGCGACGGTGCCTTTGCCGAGCACGCCGTCGGCCCCGAGTCCGTGGCGCGCTTGAAAGCGTTTGACCCCTTCGCCCAATTCCTTATCGTAGCGCGGCGTCGTTTTCGAAGCCTTGGCGGGCGCCGCATTTTCCGGCAGTTCGCCGGTCTGTATCAAAAAACGCCGTAATTCTTCCAGTTGCGGATGCGTTTCACCGATGCGCAGCGATTTGCCGATTTCCAGATTAAGCTGTGCGGTACGGGCGGCCAGGTCGCGGTAATGCGCCAGCGCTTGTTTGAGTTTTCGATATTGATCCAGTTTCGGCTCGGCCGCGGCGGTCAATTGGGCAATCTGTCCTTGATTTCGGCTCGCGAGGATCAGGGCCGGCAAGTCGATCAGCTTTTTATCGCGCAGCTTCAAGTTGAAATTGATGCCGTGCGGATTCACGCGTCCGTAATGCAGATCATGCAGGTAGCGCAGCAGGGACAGGCTGACGGCGGTATCGAACAGCGCCCGTTTTCTGACCGCGACCACAGGCAGTTGCAAGGCGGACGGCAGCATGCCTTTCAGCTTGTCCGCATCGTAATTTCGCGGATTCAGGCCTTCGCCGGCGGCATGGGACAAAAGATCGAGGGTTTGCATGAGCAACGGCGCGGAATCGGCGCGGTTCAGCCACACCAGGTCGTAATTGACCGCTTGATAAAGCTGCGACAAATCCTCGGCGCGGCTGGAGAAATCGGTCTGCGTCAGCTCGGGATGCCGTTTCGACTCGATCAACGTAAAAATCTCTTTGCCGACGCCGGTTTGCGGGATGGCGGCATCTTGCGCGCGCAGCGGCGAGATTTGCCAGCCGAGAGACAGACACAGCAAGAGGCGCGCGAGACGCAGCCAACGCTGGCGCTTTTCTTGATTCATGAGAGAGGGGATTTTGCGAGCAGGGTTAACTTGAATTAATCCCATGTGATCGATCATTTTTGCTACTATAGACGGATTCATATGTTTATCGCCTTGGCGATTGTAAAGGCCTTGGCGAGGCTTTTTTCACTTCGTTTCAATCAATCGCGGTTGTTTTAGCCTTTCCCGTACCAATCCTTTAGCGTAATTGACCCCGTTGCCCGTCCTTGCCGTTGCTTCCCAGCAAATTTCGCCGCGTTTGCCCCATTATAATGGATCATTGTTGATCTGTTCAG
This window harbors:
- the ilvD gene encoding dihydroxy-acid dehydratase codes for the protein MPQYRSRTTTQGRNMAGARALWRATGMKEGDFNKPIIAIANSFTQFVPGHVHLKDMGQLVAREIEKVGGVAKEFNTIAVDDGIAMGHSGMLYSLPSRDLIADSVEYMVNAHCADALICISNCDKITPGMLMAALRLNIPVIFVSGGPMEAGKVNWHGQTRALDLVDAMVEAADDNISDEQVTAVERSACPTCGSCSGMFTANSMNCLTEALGLSLPGNGSLVATHADREQLFLRAGRRIVELAKRYYEQDDVAVLPRSIASFKAFQNAMSLDVAMGGSTNTVLHLLAAANEAGVNFSMADIDAISRRVPCLSKVAPATQKYHMEDVHRAGGVMGILGELDRAGLINRDVPTVHADSMAAALDEWDILHTQDDAVKTFYRAAPGGIATTVAFSQSMRYPTLDDDRAEGCIRDKAHAYSQDGGLAVLYGNIALEGCIVKTAGVDDSALKFTGRARIFESQDAAVAGILNDKIIAGDIVVIRYEGPKGGPGMQEMLYPTSYLKSKGLGKVCALLTDGRFSGGTSGLSIGHASPEAAEGGAIGLVEEGDTIEIDIPNRTIHLAVSAETLQSRREAMDAKGAYAWKPVNRDRTVSAALRAYAAMTTSAAKGAVRDVSQVERT
- a CDS encoding L,D-transpeptidase family protein, which codes for MNQEKRQRWLRLARLLLCLSLGWQISPLRAQDAAIPQTGVGKEIFTLIESKRHPELTQTDFSSRAEDLSQLYQAVNYDLVWLNRADSAPLLMQTLDLLSHAAGEGLNPRNYDADKLKGMLPSALQLPVVAVRKRALFDTAVSLSLLRYLHDLHYGRVNPHGINFNLKLRDKKLIDLPALILASRNQGQIAQLTAAAEPKLDQYRKLKQALAHYRDLAARTAQLNLEIGKSLRIGETHPQLEELRRFLIQTGELPENAAPAKASKTTPRYDKELGEGVKRFQARHGLGADGVLGKGTVAALNAPLSERVTQIELALERLRWLPDIGSGPYILVNIPAFQLWVYEDISKDEPAALRMRVVVGQAMKTQTPVLMAEMRFIDFMPYWNVPYSITKNEIVPKLLANPGYLRSENMEIVAAFSDNAQAVPLTMDSLIQLKQGLLKVRQRPGKKNPLGRVKFMFPNKEDVYLHDTPSKSLFSRSTRDFSHGCVRIEKPQELAEFALRNQPEWTQEAIQDAMQSPKMQRVMLQKSIPVLFFYTTAFAEQNGEIAFYRDIYGHDTVLLEALKNPSDLSDQSLFITQTNAVAEAVH